TTTTAGGGTGGTTACTGCGTGATTGCCCATGGGCAATTTCTTTGATACCTTACGCGTAGGCAGATACAAAAGTAAGAATAAACGTGTAAGCGAGCAGATGGCACCCAAACCTTACCGCACGATAACGGCGCGCCCGAATGCAGAAAGCCTGGTCAAGCCGGGCGAGTTGGTGGACCTTGTCGAGGTCACGCCACTGACCCTTGCTGATCGTAGGATCTATAACCAGCTTCTTGAGAATGCGTGGGATGCAATCGACAAGCCGGTCACCCACGTCATTGCAAAGGCCGATCTCCGCGGATCGCATAATTCCAATGACCGCGTTGGAGAATCGATCGAGCGGCTAATGGCCTCCATCGTGAAGGTGAAGGTCAAACGGGACGGCGAGGATGCGATCGAGCGGGTGCAACTGTTGGGCGGTAACATCGAGACGACGCGGCGGGACGGTCTGTTCGAATACGAAATCCCTACACGACTGCGGCGAATCATTAAGGACAGTACTGTATTCGCACGCCTTCAACGCGAGGTGATGTTTGCGTTGAGCTCCAAGTACGCACTGACGCTTTATGAGATGATTCAAAAACGTGGCAATCTACGATGGAAATCGTCCGAGAAATTTAGCGTCGATGATCTGCGCGGTATTCTTGGCGTCCCCAAGGGAAAGCTGACCTCATGGTCCAACCTCAAGTTGCGGGCGATCGATCCTGCGGTGGTCGAGGTCTGTGCGCTGAGCGATTACATCGTTGAGGTGGAGCCGATCAAGACGGGCAGGCGGGTCACTCACGTCGAGCTGAAATGGTGGCGCAAGGATGCCAAGTCAGAGGCGGAAGCAGAGCGGGAGTTGAGCTTTTCCAAGGTTGGCCGCAAGGAGCGGGCCCAAGAACGTGCTCAAACCGCCAACGAACCTCCCCCCCGCGCTTATGCAGCACGCCCGCGCCCAGTCTGGCTCGAGGCCCGTGGCGAAGCGCTGCGCGCCGATACATACGAGACGGCGCGCCTGCGCTATCCGGGTTTTGATATCTATCACGTTGAAGGGGAATGGCGTGACTGGGCGAAGGGAAAAGAGGTGCCACGCGATGCCGACCGTGCTTTCCTCGCGTTTTTCAAAACCTTTGCAGAGGCCAACCCGATTTAAAAAGGGGGGGGGAAACACCCCCCCCCCAATATATTGGCTTCTGAACTGGTAATTTAGCCGTTGCGCACGGTATCGATCATCAGTTGAACATTCTCGGGATCTGCATCTGGAGTGATGCCGTGACCGAGGTTGAAAATATGTGGTCCTTTGGCAAAAGCCTGAACCGTGCGCCGTGTTTCCGACACCAGCGCGTCACCACCAGATACCATATGCGATGATTTCAGGTTGCCTTGCACGCAGCCGCCAGGTTGTAGATGCTGGGCGGCCCAT
Above is a window of Sulfitobacter guttiformis DNA encoding:
- a CDS encoding replication initiation protein; amino-acid sequence: MAPKPYRTITARPNAESLVKPGELVDLVEVTPLTLADRRIYNQLLENAWDAIDKPVTHVIAKADLRGSHNSNDRVGESIERLMASIVKVKVKRDGEDAIERVQLLGGNIETTRRDGLFEYEIPTRLRRIIKDSTVFARLQREVMFALSSKYALTLYEMIQKRGNLRWKSSEKFSVDDLRGILGVPKGKLTSWSNLKLRAIDPAVVEVCALSDYIVEVEPIKTGRRVTHVELKWWRKDAKSEAEAERELSFSKVGRKERAQERAQTANEPPPRAYAARPRPVWLEARGEALRADTYETARLRYPGFDIYHVEGEWRDWAKGKEVPRDADRAFLAFFKTFAEANPI